One window of the Lytechinus variegatus isolate NC3 chromosome 3, Lvar_3.0, whole genome shotgun sequence genome contains the following:
- the LOC121410544 gene encoding thiosulfate sulfurtransferase/rhodanese-like domain-containing protein 2: protein MDQDVTLTIRMKRITRKKVFAETVSTKQVNDHPPEWKCCNLSFRSAIDINKHTSIEHGEEIQSKTLAALKALIRGKSTFSSSEDMFESASAGEGLEEHYRTCRSGKPFDQNKIPDHGFSPPDVEASEGIYSDCRKKLPSYSEDEVRPWLPIKCYKNTEDEGSYSDNNSMTQEGQVLLFYKYVELTDPPDICEWQKELCRRLHLNGKIRIAREGLNGTVGGALFNTQKYIEAVMSHPCFTDMKKEDFKTSQGGHESFPGGLIVSLHQEIVPMGVDPKLISFKEAGSHLTPAQFHEEVQQYRKAKESGKKTDTVFIDCRNFYESRIGAFTDAITPDIRKFSYWPEYVDKNEAVFADKKVLMYCTGGIRCERGSAYLRSKGICKEVLQLEGGIHKYLDRYPDGFFRGKLFVFDNRYAIQTNQDVMAECFHCSKPWDEYQPCSSEHCHQLVLSCLSCRTSGLTTCCQKCAELALDCASDSKMKKKKEECNCTKNRVRIPVEILDSSSEHFASSINEPCQDTLSNGAMPS, encoded by the exons GTATTTGCTGAGACTGTATCAACCAAGCAAGTGAATGACCATCCACCAGAATGGAAATGTTGCAATCTCTCTTTCAGGAGTGCCATTGATATCAACAAGCACACATCCATTGAACATGGGGAAGAGATTCAGAGCAAGACATTGGCTGCTCTAAAAGCTCTGATAAGAGGCAAATCTACATTCAGCAGTTCTGAAGATATGTTTGAAAGTGCATCAGCAGGAGAGGGACTGGAAGAGCATTATCGGACATGTAGATCAGGAAAGCCTTTTGATCAGAACAAGATTCCAGACCATGGTTTCAGTCCACCCGATGTGGAAGCAAGTGAGGGCATTTATAGTGATTGCAGAAAAAAACTCCCCTCGTACTCTGAGGATGAAGTGCGACCCTGGTTACCAATAAAGTGCTATAAGAATACTGAAGACGAAGGAAGCTATTCCGACAACAATAGCATGACACAAGAAGGCCAAGTCCTTCTGTTCTACAAATATGTTGAATTAACAGATCCACCTGATATATGTGAATGGCAGAAAGAGTTATGCAGGAGACTACATTTAAATGGAAAG ATCAGGATAGCTAGAGAAGGTTTAAATGGTACAGTTGGTGGGGCATTATTTAACACTCAGAAGTACATTGAAGCAGTCATGTCACACCCATGCTTCACAGACATGAAGAAAGAAGATTTCAAG ACAAGTCAAGGAGGTCATGAAAGTTTTCCTGGTGGTCTAATTGTCTCATTACATCAAGAGATTGTTCCAATGGGTGTAGATCCTAAGCTGATCAGTTTCAAAGAGGCAG GTTCTCACCTTACCCCCGCCCAGTTTCATGAAGAAGTTCAGCAATACAGAAAAGCCAAGGAAAGTGGGAAAAAGACAGACACAGTCTTCATTGACTGCAGGAATTTCTATGAAAGTAGAATT GGTGCTTTCACAGATGCAATCACTCCAGACATTCGAAAATTTAGCTACTGGCCTGAGTATGTGGATAAGAATGAAGCAGTGTTTGCAGACAAGAAGGTCCTTATGTACTGCACTGGAGGTATCAGATGTGAAAGGGGTTCAGCCTATCTAAGATCAAAG GGAATCTGCAAAGAAGTGCTCCAGCTTGAAGGTGGTATCCACAAGTATCTTGATCGCTATCCAGATGGCTTCTTCAGAGGAAAATTGTTTGTCTTTGACAACCGCTATGCTATTCAGACAAACCAGGATGTCATGGCAG aATGTTTCCACTGTTCCAAGCCTTGGGATGAATACCAACCATGCAGCAGTGAACACTGTCATCAGCTAGTCCTTTCCTGCCTATCCTGTAGGACCTCTGGACTAACCACCTGCTGCCAGAAATGTGCGGAATTAGCTCTTGACTGTGCCTCTGACAgcaagatgaagaaaaagaaggaggaatgCAACTGCACCAAGAATCGAGTGAGGATTCCTGTTGAAATCTTGGATAGCAGTTCTGAGCATTTTGCGAGCAGCATCAATGAACCATGTCAAGATACCTTGAGTAATGGAGCTATGCCTAGTTGA